The Geothrix sp. genome has a window encoding:
- a CDS encoding 4Fe-4S dicluster domain-containing protein has product MVPQDYGFFIDPQRCIGCRSCVGACAECGTHRGRSMIHLDEMDRFDSPQTVPTVCMHCEDPICAQVCPSDAIKRSEDGVVHAAQKPRCIGCQNCELSCPFGVPIVFSGLEQMLKCDLCYDRTSVGHKPMCATVCPSQALLFVRKDEVANLRHNKPLRDFLIGSVRVKTKNAIMVPDPETPLHLDAALLIDGGL; this is encoded by the coding sequence ATGGTGCCCCAGGACTACGGTTTTTTCATTGATCCCCAGCGCTGCATCGGCTGCCGCTCCTGCGTAGGCGCCTGCGCCGAGTGCGGCACCCACCGCGGCCGTTCCATGATCCACCTCGACGAGATGGATCGCTTCGACAGCCCCCAGACCGTGCCCACCGTCTGCATGCACTGCGAAGATCCCATCTGCGCCCAGGTCTGCCCCTCAGATGCCATCAAGCGCAGCGAGGACGGCGTGGTGCACGCCGCCCAGAAACCCCGCTGCATCGGCTGCCAGAACTGCGAACTGAGCTGCCCCTTCGGCGTGCCCATCGTGTTCTCGGGGCTGGAGCAGATGCTCAAGTGCGATCTTTGCTACGACCGCACCTCCGTGGGCCACAAGCCCATGTGCGCCACGGTCTGCCCCAGCCAGGCCCTGCTCTTCGTCCGCAAGGACGAGGTCGCCAACCTGCGCCACAACAAGCCCCTGCGCGACTTCCTCATCGGCAGCGTGCGGGTGAAGACCAAGAACGCCATCATGGTGCCCGATCCGGAGACGCCCCTGCACCTGGACGCGGCCCTTCTCATCGACGGAGGCCTCTGA
- a CDS encoding Rieske (2Fe-2S) protein, which produces MTWWRRAFPLDLAEESRFSRREFARFLAVVSAGFTAGIGFLWLRKKPLEGGSNPEPGPIEHPVALGLASDLLPGQSRLFKFRDAHDACILLRTTKGELKAYRQTCTHLGCAVRFRDERLECPCHEGFFEVDRGLPIQGPPTRPLSGIELEVRADGSLWAVSELPKSADLTRRAATCPRDARTEVPS; this is translated from the coding sequence ATGACCTGGTGGCGCCGCGCCTTCCCCCTGGACCTCGCCGAGGAGAGCCGCTTTTCCCGCCGGGAGTTCGCCCGGTTCCTGGCCGTGGTGAGCGCCGGGTTCACCGCCGGCATCGGCTTTCTGTGGCTGCGGAAAAAGCCCCTGGAAGGAGGGTCAAATCCCGAGCCCGGCCCCATCGAACATCCCGTGGCCCTGGGCCTGGCCTCGGACCTGCTGCCCGGCCAGAGCCGTCTCTTCAAGTTCCGCGACGCCCATGATGCCTGCATCCTCCTGCGCACCACCAAGGGCGAACTGAAAGCCTACCGACAGACCTGCACCCACCTGGGCTGCGCCGTGCGGTTCCGCGACGAGCGGTTGGAGTGCCCCTGCCACGAGGGGTTCTTCGAGGTGGACCGGGGCCTTCCGATCCAGGGCCCCCCGACACGGCCCCTGTCGGGCATCGAGCTGGAGGTGCGCGCCGACGGCAGCCTCTGGGCCGTGAGCGAACTGCCCAAATCCGCGGATCTCACCCGGAGGGCCGCCACCTGTCCCCGGGACGCCCGAACGGAGGTGCCGTCATGA
- a CDS encoding HPP family protein: MTPNRRPLELLEPDVTRGLVARFRLTALLGHFPERQVWAAFMFINGLVSIGLLAGLAMLTHTPMVFPSLGPTAFLFFFTPTLPTASPRNTIYGHIIGIACGYGALWLMGLHHAPPAMVMGVDLARIGAAALSLAATGALMILFRAAHPPAGATTLIISLGIITKPQHLAIMLLAVALLTVQAVVLNRLAGIDYPLWAKRVPSPAP; this comes from the coding sequence ATGACCCCCAACCGCCGCCCTCTGGAACTGCTGGAGCCCGATGTCACCCGCGGTCTGGTGGCGAGATTCCGCCTCACCGCCCTCCTGGGCCACTTCCCGGAACGCCAGGTCTGGGCCGCCTTCATGTTCATCAACGGCCTCGTCAGCATCGGCCTGCTGGCCGGGCTCGCCATGCTCACGCACACCCCCATGGTGTTCCCCTCCCTGGGGCCCACGGCCTTCCTCTTCTTCTTCACCCCGACGCTCCCCACCGCCAGCCCCCGGAACACCATCTACGGCCACATCATCGGCATCGCCTGCGGCTATGGGGCCCTTTGGCTCATGGGCCTGCACCACGCACCGCCCGCCATGGTCATGGGCGTCGACCTGGCGCGCATCGGAGCTGCGGCGCTTTCCCTGGCTGCCACCGGTGCCCTGATGATCCTGTTCAGGGCCGCCCATCCGCCTGCCGGAGCCACGACGCTCATCATCTCGCTGGGCATCATCACCAAGCCGCAGCATCTGGCCATCATGTTGCTGGCCGTGGCGCTGCTCACGGTCCAAGCCGTCGTCCTCAACCGCCTGGCGGGCATTGATTACCCGCTCTGGGCCAAGCGGGTGCCTTCGCCTGCTCCCTGA
- a CDS encoding molybdopterin molybdotransferase MoeA encodes MAMSCDHPDLLPLDEALARLWAALPAPPVTELRADRDDPASDLAAMDGVALRAEEGRAPRRLLGTLYAGDDPAAFRVAPGTAVRIMTGAALPPGADAILPVEQLREAEGLIHPLEAPRSGDHTRARGEQARAGDRLLSADRPFSAVRVALQAWVGQPVPPLARIRVAVASTGDELVAHPAPHQIRDSNGPMLAALAHTLGAEVERRPSLPDDPAALGRALRDAGGARILLTSGGVSMGEHDHLPSVLKDLGATILFHKIRLKPGKPMLAAQLDDLLVLALPGNPVSAYLNALIFLPVALARLEGRAMPDPWHWGRLMAAVKTKGDRPFMVPCRRSGSQLHPLAGRGSADLVTLAQADAFAWVDPGGLEAGAEVRYLTMV; translated from the coding sequence ATGGCCATGAGTTGCGATCATCCTGACCTGCTGCCCCTGGACGAGGCTCTGGCCCGGCTGTGGGCGGCGCTCCCGGCCCCGCCCGTCACGGAACTGCGGGCGGACCGGGATGATCCAGCCTCAGACCTTGCTGCCATGGATGGCGTGGCCCTGCGGGCGGAGGAGGGCCGGGCTCCCCGGCGGCTGCTGGGCACCCTCTACGCCGGGGATGACCCCGCGGCCTTCAGGGTGGCGCCGGGCACGGCCGTGCGCATCATGACCGGCGCGGCCCTTCCCCCAGGGGCCGACGCCATCCTGCCGGTGGAGCAGCTGCGCGAAGCAGAGGGCCTCATCCATCCGCTGGAGGCGCCACGATCCGGCGACCACACGCGCGCCCGGGGCGAGCAGGCCCGGGCCGGAGACCGGCTGCTGTCCGCGGATCGCCCCTTCAGTGCCGTCCGCGTGGCTTTGCAAGCCTGGGTGGGCCAGCCCGTGCCGCCGCTCGCCCGCATCCGCGTGGCCGTGGCCTCCACCGGGGACGAACTGGTGGCCCACCCCGCGCCCCATCAGATCCGCGATTCCAACGGTCCCATGCTGGCCGCCCTGGCCCACACCCTGGGCGCCGAGGTCGAGCGCCGGCCCTCGCTTCCGGATGATCCCGCGGCCCTGGGCCGGGCCCTGCGGGATGCCGGCGGCGCCCGCATCCTGCTGACTTCTGGCGGCGTAAGCATGGGCGAGCACGACCACCTGCCTTCGGTGCTGAAGGACCTGGGCGCCACCATCCTCTTCCACAAGATCCGCCTCAAGCCCGGCAAGCCCATGCTGGCCGCCCAGCTGGACGATCTGCTGGTGCTCGCCCTCCCCGGCAATCCCGTGTCGGCCTACCTGAACGCCCTGATCTTCCTGCCGGTGGCCCTGGCCCGTCTGGAAGGCCGGGCCATGCCCGATCCCTGGCACTGGGGCCGCCTGATGGCCGCCGTGAAAACCAAGGGCGACCGGCCCTTCATGGTTCCGTGCCGCCGTTCCGGCAGCCAGCTCCATCCCTTGGCCGGCAGGGGCTCCGCTGACCTGGTCACCCTCGCCCAGGCGGATGCCTTCGCCTGGGTCGATCCCGGCGGCCTGGAGGCCGGGGCCGAGGTTCGCTACCTCACGATGGTGTAG
- a CDS encoding Crp/Fnr family transcriptional regulator — MPQAVLNLRRIEFLAGLPMNAAEELASIAELRRFPDGARVYTQGDQVQGVFVVVKGGLKVFRTDGRGRVQVLQFLKVGDCVGEVPVFDGASIASSAESHGETECWLIPAAPLRQIVHRHPEVAEMLIQHFAAKVRHLVTLVETLSLHSVPERVAQLLLEAHESNPMRSIVEFQETQEDLAQCIGASREAFSRALRLLTDLGLIQSTFPVVRILDLSKLQRYAKG, encoded by the coding sequence ATGCCTCAAGCAGTCCTCAACCTGAGAAGGATCGAGTTCCTGGCCGGGCTGCCGATGAATGCGGCCGAGGAGCTGGCCAGCATCGCCGAATTGCGCCGGTTCCCTGACGGTGCCCGGGTCTACACCCAGGGGGACCAGGTTCAGGGCGTGTTCGTGGTGGTGAAGGGGGGCCTCAAGGTCTTCCGCACGGATGGCCGGGGCCGGGTCCAGGTGCTTCAGTTCCTGAAAGTGGGCGATTGCGTGGGGGAAGTGCCCGTGTTCGACGGCGCCTCCATCGCCTCCAGCGCCGAGTCCCATGGCGAGACCGAGTGCTGGCTGATTCCCGCCGCGCCGCTGCGCCAGATCGTCCACCGGCACCCCGAAGTGGCCGAGATGCTCATCCAGCACTTCGCCGCCAAGGTGCGCCACCTGGTGACCCTGGTGGAGACCCTCAGCCTGCACAGCGTTCCCGAGCGTGTGGCCCAGCTCCTGCTGGAGGCCCACGAATCCAACCCCATGCGGTCCATTGTGGAGTTCCAGGAGACCCAGGAGGATCTGGCCCAGTGCATCGGCGCCAGCCGCGAGGCCTTCAGCCGCGCCCTGCGCCTGCTGACCGACCTGGGGCTGATCCAGAGCACCTTTCCCGTGGTGCGCATCCTGGATCTGAGCAAGCTCCAGCGGTACGCCAAGGGTTGA
- the efp gene encoding elongation factor P, which yields MPLILATQVRAGMIVNFENELCRVISVEHQTPGNLPARVQVKMKRLKDGINRENRFGSSDKVDKASLEQHLLEYLYDDGNHLVFMNNETYEQLEVSKDILGDDMVFLEPNMQVEIEFYEGQAMGATLPPSVVLEIVETDPVMKNANATGSYKPAKLDNGITVGVPPYMEAGQKIRVNTVDRTFMERVK from the coding sequence ATGCCTCTGATCCTCGCCACCCAGGTCCGCGCCGGGATGATCGTCAACTTCGAGAACGAACTCTGCCGGGTCATCAGCGTCGAGCACCAGACCCCCGGCAACCTGCCGGCCCGGGTCCAGGTGAAGATGAAGCGCCTCAAGGACGGCATCAATCGGGAGAACCGCTTCGGCAGCTCCGACAAGGTGGACAAGGCCAGCCTCGAGCAGCACCTGCTGGAATACCTCTACGACGACGGCAACCACCTCGTCTTCATGAACAACGAGACCTACGAGCAGCTCGAAGTCAGCAAGGACATCCTCGGCGACGACATGGTCTTCCTCGAGCCCAACATGCAGGTGGAGATCGAGTTCTACGAGGGCCAGGCCATGGGCGCCACTCTGCCCCCCAGTGTGGTGCTGGAGATCGTGGAGACCGACCCCGTCATGAAGAACGCCAACGCCACGGGCTCCTACAAGCCCGCCAAGCTCGACAACGGCATCACCGTGGGCGTGCCCCCCTACATGGAGGCGGGGCAGAAGATCCGCGTGAACACCGTCGACCGCACCTTCATGGAGCGGGTGAAGTAG